The Anastrepha ludens isolate Willacy chromosome 2, idAnaLude1.1, whole genome shotgun sequence DNA window ttttttgcttttttgctaaataaaaaaatttgaactactttttgcaattgtttctacatgaaatcgctagtgtaagtaattacgatcattttgaaccccgaattattaaaatcggtttatttttgactaagttatgagcatttcaaaattttgttttcttatataaaaaaaatcgattttgagccgaaaaacaaaattgccgataactcttgaaaaaaacttttttcgggcgaacaaaaaaatacgtgtctcattattttgaccagagagcaacatatttcagttacatcgaaatcgaagaacatgacccgaatagcccggttgaattgaaatggaaagcatcaaaaGAGTTTTACAAAACAAAGCGCTAGATCTCGTAGGGAAaaacgtggccgccgcctcggcgcttagactcaaaagtatggcgctatggaaagaacgCCGTTTTGGCCACGCctgtattttgcacactctgaacagtcacaaacaagaaatagactattctactcctagacttaccttcgacaagttcttcaagacaagtataccgtcaagaagggagtggcagacaccaaggccatggagaaggggggaattaaatttttatacagatggttccaagctagacgataaagttggctatgTAGTATTTTAgaaagaattaggactggaactatccgttcgactaccagactactgcagcgtctattaGGAAGAGGTTCTAgccataaaagaagtggctacatacctaaatatgcatgccgtaacaaaaatgactataaatatattctcggatagccaggcggccattaaatcaatgaatgcgactatactaagatcaaagctTGCACAGGAATGCTGaacagccctaaatgatattagcgtcgtattcaaggtcagccttatttgggttccgggacacagagatattgaggtaaactgtagagctgatgagctagTCAGAAAAGGCTGTTCCGTGATAAAAGttccattggaatacctttggcgacgagtaaattaataataaaaaacaacattacccaAGAGGCCTATAGGTCTTGGGAAGAAGAAGATACTTGCGTAACAGCCGAGCTACTATGCCcgcaaacaaacaagaaaaggacaaaggaattgctaagcctctcaagagaagatatatcgaaggtcgtggcttgtgtcaccggccacaggctatttggaaggcattccttgagactaggagtattctcccattaatattgtagaagctgtagagatgaggaggaggaagaaaccgtagagcacttcctttgcaattgtcgagccttagctaaaatcagagcaggttgtctaggtaaacactttttcaattctcttacagaactatctggcgcggGGATTGGACCAATCCTGctcttcataagagcctcaaaatggtttcatgaaagtaaataaataaggtTCCCGTGTCGTGGTATCAGTGCGGACctgtgaggtctaagtgagttggtcatacggaccgactaccagcataacctaacctaacctttaacaacaaaaaaaaattaaaaaaactgaggAGGGGTGTTGTtttctaaataatataaaaagtgttttccaaaaaaaaaatttctaaatttttccaaaaatgtttacgaaaacaaagaataaatccaaaaataggttttccaaaaatttttaacacaaaaaaaaatattttccaaaaaaattgtggcaaaaattttttttaaataaaaaaaacatctgaatttttccaaaaataaaaaaagaagaaaaaccgaAGGGCTTGTTTTTTAAGGACAAAAAAgcgttttacaaaaattgttaagaaaaaaataagaaaaatttatgtgtttttttcaaattacataaaaagctttttcctaaaattttaaggaagtatattttactacaaaaaaatttaaaaaaacttccaaatttctcgaaaacttttttccaaaacaaaaaaaaacagtaaaaaagggGTTTTCCAAAAATGTCTTTTGCCGCAACAAAATAGTTAAAGTTCGAAAAATTGGATAAGTGCGAAAAGCTTGTAGGCAAACGCGCACTTAAGCGATTTTAGCGCATTAAAAAGGGTGAAAAGCAACCGCCCTGCTGCGCGTTAGCACAGCTGTCACCTTTATAACGGTGCAACAGCTGTCGTACTGTGGCTGTCAACACCCACCTCatggagtgtgtgtgtgtgtgtgtgtttctaCTGCTTATGAACTGTCAAAAGCGTTTGCGTGACATGCGCACTACCTTGCTTTGCGCTGTGaatgttttattgattttagcGACAGCGAAAAACACACCTGCAGATTTTCGCTTTCATATCAAACCGCAgtgaaaataaaagtacaaGCACTAACTCTTATCGGTAgctaattttgcttttgaaagaGTGAAACATATTTTCAACGAAAGTTAACAGAAGCGCTCGTAGtttgtttaaaaatgtgtaaaatgttgaattttgtaaatttcataATATGCATTGCCACATTTAGTCAGACGATGGATCCTTGTTTGGCTATAAAACGTGGTCCCCATCATCCACGCAGTGAACAATCGAAAACACCTAAAGTGGACCAGCATTTGACGCACGAAGAGCAGTGAGTTCTTAGCTAAAGAAAATACGCATTTCACTATTCTACCAGCCACCTACTTTACTTGCAGTCGAATTGATGACGACCTCAAGGATATGGGCATAAATGTGAATTTGGAGGACATGTCCGATGAGGAAaagaatttttactattttaaggTGGGTATTTGGAGCAGGTGATGAAATGCTTCTTTACATCATAGCTATGATTAAtagtaaaaattgattttgtcgAAAATCAGGCTTTCGAGAGAAAACAGTCGTACTCTCTCCCTTATCTCAGTAAATAACATAGGACCGATTCCATGTGGAGGGATGCAAGGATTTTGGAAATTGTagtgaattttttagaaaatttgttcatttgttGGCTTGACTACAATAGGAATTTAACTGAAATGATTTATACAAAAACTGAATACTTTTTTGAGTTTTACAATGTGGAACATTTTGCTAAGAAGTGTTGTAATGCGAATCTTTGGTTCGAAgcggtttattttttattttatagagtaaATATCCgtactttcttaaaaatttgttgtaaaatttatttggaaaaatttagagtttttattttaattttctttggggAAAAcatacttctttttctgtcgggaaatgtgtataaaaatgttttggtaaaactgaatttttttttaaaatttttttagagcaaaatatacttttaaaaaaattgttttagcgCAATTTTTCTTGtgataaaaatttttggaaaacacttttttgccaTTTAAAAAACACACAACTCCTCaggattttttcttatttttttgcgatttaaaaacaaatattccttCTCGGCTAGTTTCTTATTTTTGtctaaagtttaatttttataggGTACTTCATAAAAGCCTTTTTGGAAGAATTTAGTAGtgttttgtttaacttttttagggtaaaaatatacttctcaaaaaattaacaaactttCTGGCACATTTTTTGTaggaaacatttttggaaagccttttttgtaacttaactgcttctaaaattattttttggaaaaattgagCGATTTGTTCTAAAGGGTTTTAGGCTGAAATATActtcctaaattaaaaaaagagcgtGTAGtttagtacacataacagaagtgaaactttcaaggcagacaaagaaagagggagagacccgtgagagagagagagagagagagaaagaatatatatctaaattaattcacaaattcacaacatttgcagagaatacaaatagacaaaatttacaaaaaaaaagtctgtctattttatatttacgtCGTCACTCacaaaattttacaacattttttgaaaatataatagtacttatttaatatatgaaatattctATTTAATTACTATTTGCATTGTTATCGTTAGATGCTTCAATATGTACTATTGTTACGATTGGTTTATGATAACTAAAATATGATataaaatgtgattttttagctattatctttttaaacagttggtttaaacagctgacgcacgtttcgtgttttgtttcactatgAAACATCtgcagtttggtctataatttaaccatgaatggtcgtacaaacgaacaacgcttttaaatcattgaattttattataaaaatgcgtgttctgttaagaaagtttaaagccgaaaaattgtgttcaacgACGAGGCTCATTTTGgggtcaatgggtacgtaaagaagcagaattgtcgattttggagtgaagatcagtcagaagaattgcaaggtctaccaatgtatccagaaaaggtcacagtttggtgcggtttatgggctggaggtatcattggacagTACTTCTTCAACGATACTGCGAATCGtaatgtaactgtgaatggtgagcgctaccgtgaaatgatatccattttttttttgcccaaaatgcaagagctttacttgcatgacatgtggtgtgtgtgtgttcagCAAGACGGCGCCACATGCCCCagagcacgcgtaacaatggacttgttgagaggcgagttcggtgaacattttatttcccgttcgggacctgtcaattaaacaagcctgcttcaattaacgcatggGAAAACaccattaaagcatttatatgtgagataccggccgaaaagTAGTGTAAGAGTATGccgaaattggactaagcggatggaccatttgaagcgcagtcgcggtcaacatttgcatgaaataatcttcaagcattaaattatatggactgtactatcgatttgaaTCAACATTTCAtggatttttctgaattttacgtgtgtttttttggaaatttttcctatagctcttaaaaaatccccCTTTATATGTCTTTGATTTTACATTAACGATATTACgagaaaaaattgcatatatttTAATTCCGGATTTAGTAGttgattcatttattttattaattatatgtaGACCAAATGTGTCGTCTATTTTTTGGTTCGGTGATATGTAAAAAGCCGCTAGAATAATGACTTGTCCATTTGGTGTTTGTCACTTTGCAATACAAATATCGCCAACTGTTGATGAATATAATTGAGATTGCATGGCAGTCATTTCTATGTTTGGCGTTACAATATTTACAGTATCATATTGATTATGGTATATTGCCACTCCTCGTGCTCGAGCATTCGGCCGTTTAAATTTGATAACGCAGTTGAAGTTGGGTATGCTGACATCTTCGTCATCACGCAACCACATTTCTGATAGCATTATTATATGGGACTCGCGTACAACAGCATCAATTAGATACTATAGTAATATGGCGTTAGTGCTGtatgttatatcttttttctctctcgcggaacgaaaatgcccaaaacgttgcatggcctttaCTCTCCAttttcgctcgtccatcgacgccttagaagtttcacttcaaaaaactttGGCACAATTCGCTTGgggggaattttttttcgttagctGCGTTAGCAATTTTGGAAAACTCGTTTTtgtcatttaaaaaaacacccctcctccgattttttcttattgttttttgttaaaaatttttggaaaatttgattgaaaaaataaaattagttaattaaaaaaaaattgttctcaaatttttttcgttttttttttgttagaaatgtttgaataaacaggtttttgtcatttaaaaaaaagcatccctcctcatttttttttttaagtttttttgttaaaattttttgaaaaaattaagaagtttgtttttaattcttttatgctAAAATATACTTCCTAAAAAAGTTTGGCATAATTTGTTTggggaaaagttttttttggttacaaaattttggaatacaatacattttatgtcatcttaaccaaaaaaacacattctcagatttttttcttattaaaaatatctggaaaaacttttttttaatatgttttgaaaaaaaaagttaagaataaGTGCAAAATAGGTACTATTTTAGCGGAGcgctagcaatttttttttgaattttttgtgtattcttGACTAATTTGGTTCTACTCTTCAAGTATCGCATTTTTCAGATCAGGTTTGTTACGAATATCATACTTTCGTGTATTTGTCCTCAAAACGGACCACCAATTTTCGATGACCTTCAAATTGTATGAATGAGTTTCAACAACGtggataaatttatatattaaccatttttgttatattaataaCTTGTGCTTAGGGCCGTTATCCCGATGAAAGCGAAAGTCATCTTCAAATTTTCTTGcagaggttttaaagaaaaatatttttgatcatTCCAGTTAACTCGCTTCTTAGTTCGCTGTTCGaatccattaaaaaatatatattaactacCTACAGTATTTTTATTCCACTTTTAGATCCATGACAGCGACAATAACAATGCACTGGATGGGCTCGAGATGCTGCAAGCGGCCATACATCAGGACGAGCATTTCAAAAAGGTCGATCGCGATAATTTTCTACACAACGCCAGTGAAGAACTGAATCATATCATTGGTAAATAAAgtgcagaaaataaattttaaaattttaacattcgaGCAGGTTTTACATATTCCAGAGGTTATTGATGAGTTCCTGCAAATTGCGGATGCTAATAAGGATGGCTTTCTGCACTATGCGGAGTACGTGAAGGCGGTCACAGGTGCACCAGAGGGACAATAGAGCTAAGCGCACACAAGACACAGAAGACGCGAGAAGAAGAGGAGAAGGGGTGAATAGCAAAATAGGAGTATTAGATAGTCGTGGCAGATAAATATAGATTAAAGTTAGGAAAATTAGCTcaacatttaaagaaaattaacccTCAAGTGTTTTGCCAAAAgaaagaacaaacaaaaaaactcacaataaacaacaaatacatacatgcatacatacatacgtgcacgcTAATAAGCATGTATGAGTAAACTAAAATTATACATAACTTTTTTCGAACACCTTTTGCATaaattattgtatgtatgtatgtatgtatgtatgtacgtatcagCGAGGCGTTTTTTAGGTGCATGTGCAGATGTATGTGTGAATTTGATTACCTTTATTGTAATGACGACGCAAAGCAACTTATTAAGACTGTAAATACATAACTACCaagcgatacatttttttttaaaacgctAGCATAATTAATACAAATAGTGAGAttgataaatacaaataattgcTCTTTTACTAATTAACTATCGAActacaatacaataataaaataatttttaaattaaattgtgtaCGCATTTAATGTTGTTTTGACAGTTGTGCAATTTCGCGTTGATGCTGTTGGAGTTTTCTCATAGCAGAATATCGCACTTCGATGATCTGTTGCAGGGCAAACCGCGATAACCATCGTAAGCGGCCTTCTCCAGCAGACCTATTAGATCATTGTAGCGGGGGTTGTTGAATGCGTTGCTGGAAATTAGATTACATTTATAAATTACGTTGATAATACTTcgatttggcgaaaaattttgaatttttttggaaaacgagaaacacattaaaacaaatatttaaaaaactttaggGCAGTTCACAATTAAGTGGAAATAACCGGGCGTGAACATAAGtggaaattcaaataaatggaatttaaataCTATAAAGGAAGACTTATGgtgtttttaagtaaattaatttttttttttaacttttttaagtacaattaataattcttatttttttttaaatataatatttttaaattcatgagtaaaagttaagttaaataatatttaatttttaatttcttttaatttataattttttaatctatAGTTTagagttaagttaaatatttttttatttttttaatttataattttttaatttatgatttaAAGTTACGGTAAATAattgttaataattttatttgcttagttaataactttttttgtatttataatttaaaggtaaggaaaataattttaaattttttaatctatAAATTCTTTTTAAGTTAAAGGTAAGCTAAATTATTATTcagcttttgtttttgaatttataaatttttgaagttaaagataatttgaataattttcaattttttatttctttttaatatataatttttttaagttaaagtgaagcaattttttgttttacatttttagtttataatttatttgcattacaggtaagttaaataattttcaatttttcatattttttaagttatatataaaaaagcaataacttagagttaagttaaatattttttttttttctaatatataatttaatttttaatttaattttacaataatttttgttttcattcataatattttaagttaaagataagttgaataattttattattttcttttaatttataattctttaagttaaagttaagttaattaaattttaatataatatatatttaaaaaaattattatttaatttaatttaattattaaattaaaaaaaaaaatttaattcataatttttttgagcTAAAGATAAGTTAACTAATTTTTATCTCTTTTaatctataatttttaaatttttaatttagagttaaggtaaatatttttttatttttattttttaatttataattttctttatttatactttaaagttaagttaaataaactaaaaagtttttttattcataacttttttaagttaaagataagtttaataatttttaattttgtatatccCTTGAGTTatacttttttaacaaaatgtaaattagagttaagttaaataattttttatttatatttttatttataacttaattttgtttttaattttaatttgtttaagatttttaatttaaattttgttcatatttaatttttctaagttaaaagtgagttgaattttttttttattttcttttaatctattttttttttaagttaaagggaagttaagcaatttttgattttaattttttgtttaaattataattttttgaaggtaagtaaataatttaaaatttaaaatttttttaatttataaatttatgagtTAGAGATATTATTTGTTCTTATAATttaaagttaagttaaataatttttaatttttttttgtttttatttaatatatattttttcagttgAAGGGTAAGTTAagtaatacttaattttttattttgttatttaatttataatttaaaggtAAGTtaggtaattttaattttcttcattttctttaatctataatttttttaagttcaagttaagttcaataaaattaattgttttaaatttgatttgcaattttttaagttaaatttaagttaagtaattttaaatttttaaattttttcactttataatgtttttaagtttaagatatgttgaataattttgaagttgttgaataattttaaatttttaggtgaatatttttttaataattgttttaaattcgaagataagttaaataattatgaactctttaatttttttcacttataaattttttaagttgaagtgaagctaaataattttttaatttttacttttttatttatttatttttttttaagttaaaattaagctaaattttatcatttttgttttttaattatagtttttgtaacttaaagttaagcaaaataatttttagtttcgtatttttttaaattaataatttttttaagttaaagctaagttaaatagttttttaaggTAAGTTAAGTGCAAATGACCAGACGTCAACGAAAGTCAAATGAAAGTGAAatgcacaaggtggcgcaaaattaatcaccctatcggaagattcagAATTTTCGCAAATGATGTTGTGCGTCATTTGTGAACTAaatagctgcagtatacaaacagacaagcaatggagtacgcaaaggtcaaaataaagatttccatcactcaaaatcattttttgttatttagtaaaaaaaatatttaacaacaaaattgataacaaattttgcaccaccttgtatattcACCCCCGTCACATTGATAGCACATGCATCTTTTCATTAGGGTTgaatattttc harbors:
- the LOC128860220 gene encoding multiple coagulation factor deficiency protein 2 homolog isoform X1 produces the protein MCKMLNFVNFIICIATFSQTMDPCLAIKRGPHHPRSEQSKTPKVDQHLTHEEHRIDDDLKDMGINVNLEDMSDEEKNFYYFKIHDSDNNNALDGLEMLQAAIHQDEHFKKVDRDNFLHNASEELNHIIEVIDEFLQIADANKDGFLHYAEYVKAVTGAPEGQ
- the LOC128860220 gene encoding multiple coagulation factor deficiency protein 2 homolog isoform X2 — translated: MCKMLNFVNFIICIATFSQTMDPCLAIKRGPHHPRSEQSKTPKVDQHLTHEEHRIDDDLKDMGINVNLEDMSDEEKNFYYFKIHDSDNNNALDGLEMLQAAIHQDEHFKKVDRDNFLHNASEELNHIIGFTYSRGY